The Watersipora subatra chromosome 1, tzWatSuba1.1, whole genome shotgun sequence genome has a window encoding:
- the LOC137410529 gene encoding peroxiredoxin-like 2C: METVEISKQKPVKSQSMGREGEEEGGESGLDWEAINEYIVETEYDADISFKRVYHDATTIVIFIRHFLCFTAKEYVEDLAKIPKQSLEDKRVRLVIIGCGETKFMKRFRRDTGYWAEFYTDRTRELYKLMGCKISPDLGNLAVSKHTKSSFITGVVRSAIRSTAFPGEHQGDLEQQGGAFILGPGEKCHFAHIDRNGSDHYPINKLLDMVGVPNVRFAKDSGVLTV, encoded by the exons ATGGAAACTGTTGAGATATCAAAGCAAAAGCCAGTGAAGAGCCAGAGTATGGGAAGAGAAGGTGAAGAAGAAGGAGGAGAATCAGGGTTGGACTGGGAAGCTATCAATGAATACATTGTTGAAACCGAATACGATGCAGATATTAGCTTCAAGAGAGTCTATCATGATGCCACAactattgttatttttattaga CACTTTTTGTGCTTCACTGCAAAAGAATATGTAGAAGATTTAGCAAAGATACCTAAACAATCATTGGAAGACAAACGAGTACGTCTCGTCATTATAGGTTGTGGAGAGACTAAGTTTATGAAG CGATTCCGGCGAGACACAGGCTACTGGGCAGAATTTTACACTGACAGAACAAGGGAGTTGTACAAGCTGATGGGATGCAAAATTTCTCCTGATTTGGGGAATTTGGCTGTGAGCAAGCATACCAAATCTTCTTTTATAACTGGAGTTGTCCGCTCTGCTATTCGTTCAACAGCATTTCCTGGAGAGCACCAGGGAGACCTAGAGCAGCAAGGCGGAGCCTTCATTTTAGGACCAG GAGAAAAGTGCCATTTTGCTCACATAGACAGAAATGGCTCCGACCATTATCCTATCAACAAGCTGCTGGACATGGTGGGCGTGCCCAATGTTAGGTTTGCTAAGGACAGCGGAGTCCTTACCGTTTGA